In Primulina huaijiensis isolate GDHJ02 unplaced genomic scaffold, ASM1229523v2 scaffold31851, whole genome shotgun sequence, one DNA window encodes the following:
- the LOC140967956 gene encoding uncharacterized protein — MTSFTVVDSSSSYNIILGRPAMNELRAVAFTYHQKIKFPVGARVGEVRGDQPSSRKCYVEAVRADQSKSKREGKRARMYEVGGRVVEKGEVHFVAEEEQEMVEVGPGQQIRVARDLSASTRELTGISPLISEHQLNILPGSHPIKQKKRHFGPEKDRIIDEQVKELLKAGHIREIQFPTWLSNVNAGATYQRLMNKVFEKQLGRNVEVYVDDILGKTREVASFIDDLEETFAIIAFQDLKIHLAELLMLVKPEPGEKLFVYLSTTEYDVSSVLIKEEGSDQKPIYYVSHALRGPELRYSEVEKIALTLVVTAGKLRPYFLSHQIIVLTNSPLGRIMTHSEVVGRMIKWAVELGEYDIEYKPRVAIKAQALSDFLSEMAQPDEEEVWRVFVDGAFSLAGCGAGVVIVSPIGERIKLAVRIDSRVTNNEAEYEAVLAGIRAAQEIGVSRAKTFVDWGIEQIPREDNGEADALAKMAASLSEVSTREVLHVSRLILSTDEEALPAPEDSWMTSLIKFITAGELPEDKIQAQKIKRQAPRFVLLNNVLYRRSFQGPLLKCLSEGEVDYVLREIHEGCCAEHLGGTALTRKTMLVGF; from the exons ATGACTTCTTTCACTGTGGTGGACTCTTCATCATCTTATAACATCATACTAGGGAGGCCGGCCATGAATGAGCTGAGGGCTGTGGCATTTACCTACCACCAAAAGATAAAGTTTCCTGTGGGAGCCCGGGTAGGAGAAGTCCGGGGAGATCAGCCTTCTTCCCGAAAATGCTATGTGGAAGCAGTCCGGGCGGACCAGAGCAAATCCAAGAGGGAAGGGAAGAGAGCTAGAATGTATGAAGTAGGAGGAAGAGTGGTGGAGAAAGGAGAGGTGCATTTTGTCGCAGAGGAGGAGCAGGAAATGGTGGAAGTCGGACCAGGCCAGCAAATCCGAGTGGCTCGGGACCTCAGTGCATCCACCCGG GAGTTGACGGGGATCTCTCCCCTGATATCGGAGCACCAACTGAATATCCTCCCGGGATCTCACCCGATAAAGCAAAAAAAGAGACACTTTGGTCCTGAAAAAGACAGAATTATTGATGAGCAAGTAAAAGAGCTTCTGAAAGCCGGTCACATTCGAGAAATTCAATTCCCTAcatggctctcgaatgtg aATGCAGGAGCTACTTACCAGCGTCtgatgaacaaagtcttcgagAAGCAACTGGGACGAAACGTGGAAGtttatgtggatgatatcctggGCAAGACCCGGGAGGTTGCCAGCTTTATTGATGATCTAGAAGAAACCTTTGCCATTATC gccttccaggaTTTGAAGATTCATCTTGCTGAACTCCTGATGTTGGTAAAGCCTGAGCCCGGGGAAAAATTGTTTGTTTATCTCTCTACTACAGAGTATGATGTCAGTTCAGTATTGATAAAAGAAGAAGGTTCTGACCAAAAGCCTATATATTATGTCAGTCATGCTCTGAGAGGCCCCGAGCTCCGGTACAGCGAAGTAGAAAAAATTGCCCTGACCTTGGTTGTGACCGCCGGGAAGCTGCGACCATACTTCTTGTCTCATCAAATCATAGTACTCACTAATAGCCCTTTGGGGAGAATTATGACTCACTCAGAGGTGGTCGGACGGATGATTAAGTGGGCGGTGGAGTTAGGGGAGTATGATATTGAGTACAAACCCCGGGTGGCCATCAAAGCACAAGCTTTGTCAGATTTTTTATCCGAGATGGCCCAGCCCGATGAAGAAGAAGTATGGAGAGTGTTCGTGGATGGGGCATTTAGCCTTGCGGGGTGTGGAGCAGGTGTTGTGATAGTATCCCCCATAGGAGAGAGGATTAAATTAGCAGTAAGAATTGATTCCCGAGTAACTAATAACGAGGccgagtatgaagctgtcctcGCTGGTATCCGAGCAGCACAGGAGATCGGGGTTTCCCGG gcaAAGACCTTTGTGGATTGGGGTATTGAACAAATACCTCGGGAGGATAATGGAGAGGCGGATGCTCTGGCAAAAATGGCTGCTTCTTTATCTGAGGTCAGCACCCGGGAAGTGTTACATGTTTCTCGTTTAATCCTCTCTACAGATGAAGAGGCATTACCAGCACCAGAGGACTCCTGGATGACATCCTTGATCAAATTCATTACAGCAGGAGAACTACCAGAAGACAAAATCCAGGCTCAGaaaatcaagagacaagctcccaggttTGTTCTCTTGAATAATGTCTTGTACAGAAGATCATTCCAGGGACCTTTATTAAAATGCTTATCTGAGggagaagtggattatgtcctccgagaAATTCATGAAGGGtgttgtgctgagcatctcggaggaACAGCTTTGACCCGGAAGACGATGCTCGTCGGGTTCTAg